A single window of Fischerella sp. PCC 9605 DNA harbors:
- a CDS encoding metallophosphoesterase family protein, which yields MKFVSEPAIADKIRKMKQRVRWQDPLVVQRGIDQTRLVLDDGRTDEPEFSFLVVGDSGSGAHRTHNPQRQVAKLMLPHSEECRFLLHTGDVIYLVGSSEYYQQNFIQPYREFLLGGEQPQRIAYDQMVFRLPILPVPGNHDYYDLPLIFGLASLVTLPVRKLLGSKLDLDVGWHGSRQGDAYARAFLDYLKAFMLPSDLARHLDTHYTAKTETGRCLRYEPGHFTRLPNRYYTFRYCGIDFFALDSNTFNDPPPLPATREGEADRRVLEKRRVEMEQQKQQIMEDSAKLNPDEPSEAEQLDDMRVKLSQIDEIIVDIDKQLTSDKTTVIDTEQLDWLKQQLIESWHTKEVKGRVIYFHHPPYVTEATKWEQAQTLAVRSRLRDVLDAVAEAVGSLTDGRPLVDLVLNGHAHCLDYLQTMDTGHADSNINWIVCGGSGYSLRRQRTEGADLLEDQRLVARSHLFVGRNGHGSEKRRPYSCLRIDVKDGRPPKFIIRSLVIERYQGQWCDRQIQPFTI from the coding sequence TTGAAATTCGTGTCTGAACCGGCGATCGCCGATAAAATTCGCAAGATGAAACAACGGGTGCGGTGGCAAGATCCGCTAGTTGTGCAACGAGGTATAGACCAAACTCGGCTAGTGTTAGACGATGGCCGAACAGATGAGCCAGAATTCTCGTTTTTAGTTGTAGGTGACAGCGGTTCTGGGGCACACCGAACACACAATCCTCAACGGCAGGTTGCAAAACTCATGCTACCCCATTCCGAGGAATGCCGTTTTCTACTACATACGGGCGATGTAATTTATCTGGTAGGGTCAAGTGAGTACTACCAACAGAACTTTATTCAGCCTTACCGAGAGTTTCTTTTAGGTGGAGAGCAGCCTCAGCGTATTGCTTATGACCAGATGGTTTTTCGGTTGCCTATCTTGCCCGTACCCGGAAATCACGATTACTATGACCTGCCACTAATATTTGGCTTAGCATCTTTAGTCACACTACCTGTGCGTAAGCTCCTTGGCTCCAAACTAGATTTGGATGTGGGTTGGCACGGTTCTAGACAGGGTGATGCTTATGCACGGGCATTTCTTGACTATTTGAAAGCATTCATGCTGCCGTCAGACCTCGCCCGTCATTTGGATACACACTACACAGCTAAAACTGAGACAGGTCGATGTCTGCGTTATGAACCAGGACATTTTACTCGTCTTCCCAATCGTTACTATACCTTCCGCTATTGTGGAATAGACTTCTTTGCCTTAGATTCCAATACATTTAACGATCCGCCGCCACTACCAGCAACGCGGGAAGGAGAAGCAGATCGGAGGGTATTGGAAAAGCGCCGTGTCGAAATGGAACAACAGAAGCAGCAAATTATGGAAGACTCAGCCAAACTCAATCCTGACGAACCTAGCGAGGCTGAGCAATTGGACGATATGCGAGTCAAGCTATCACAAATTGACGAAATTATTGTTGATATCGACAAACAACTGACTTCGGACAAAACAACGGTGATAGACACCGAACAACTAGACTGGCTGAAGCAACAGCTAATTGAATCGTGGCATACAAAAGAAGTGAAGGGAAGGGTGATTTATTTTCACCATCCTCCTTACGTAACTGAAGCAACGAAGTGGGAACAGGCGCAAACTCTCGCAGTTCGCAGTCGTCTGCGTGATGTGCTGGATGCAGTAGCAGAAGCGGTAGGTTCCTTAACTGATGGTCGTCCCTTGGTAGATTTAGTTTTAAATGGTCATGCTCACTGCTTGGACTACTTGCAGACAATGGACACAGGTCACGCTGACAGCAATATTAACTGGATTGTTTGCGGCGGTAGTGGCTACAGTCTGCGCCGCCAGCGGACTGAGGGAGCAGATTTGCTAGAAGACCAGAGGTTGGTAGCGCGATCGCATTTATTTGTTGGTCGTAACGGACATGGTTCTGAAAAACGACGACCATATTCTTGTTTGCGTATTGATGTTAAAGACGGTCGCCCCCCCAAATTTATCATTCGTTCCTTAGTTATCGAACGGTATCAAGGGCAATGGTGCGATCGCCAAATTCAACCGTTTACTATTTAA
- a CDS encoding CAAD domain-containing protein: MNSEIQQTQYDNIPSPETVSAIEGADTENLPKLPPATETESQWQKIGRQTSYFLANLPEYFNKFWDAYKQPIISLLWVLAAIIAVRVILAILDVINDIPLAEPLFILIGIGYTTWFTFRYLILASTRQELATEIESLKKEFLKNS; encoded by the coding sequence ATGAACAGCGAAATACAGCAAACCCAATACGACAATATCCCTTCGCCAGAAACTGTGTCAGCAATTGAGGGAGCAGATACTGAAAACCTACCAAAGCTTCCGCCAGCTACAGAAACTGAGAGCCAATGGCAAAAAATTGGCAGACAAACATCCTACTTTTTAGCAAATTTGCCCGAATACTTCAATAAATTTTGGGATGCATACAAGCAACCTATCATCAGTCTACTTTGGGTTTTAGCGGCAATTATTGCAGTAAGGGTAATCCTAGCAATACTGGATGTAATCAACGATATTCCGCTTGCAGAACCACTGTTTATTTTGATTGGAATTGGTTACACGACCTGGTTTACTTTTCGCTATCTCATCCTGGCATCAACTCGCCAAGAATTAGCTACAGAAATTGAATCACTCAAAAAGGAATTTTTGAAGAATTCATAG
- a CDS encoding cob(I)yrinic acid a,c-diamide adenosyltransferase, with product MTRNGIGIRTAQVRQQRVTGQIHVYDGAGKGKSQAALGVVLRSIGLGINTPSNSNRVLLLRFLKGPERDYDEDGAIAALQRGFPHLIDQVRTGRAEFFGPDEITPFDRAEAARGWDVAKGAIASGLYSVVVLDEINPVLDLGLLSVDEVVRTLKSKPEELEIIATGRAAPQQLLDIADLHSEMKPHHHPTATALFIEGIEIYTGAGKGKSTSALGKALQAIGRGINHPGSTRVLIMQWLKGGTGYTEDAALAALQQSYPDVVDHQRCGRDAIVWRNSRQELDYVEAERGWEIAKTAIASGLYKTIILDELNPTVDLELLPVEPIVQALLRKPRHTEIIITGRCQNQPAYFDLASVHSEVYCHKHYANQGVELKRGVDF from the coding sequence ATGACAAGGAACGGCATCGGTATTCGCACAGCGCAAGTGCGTCAACAACGGGTCACAGGGCAAATTCACGTTTACGATGGTGCAGGCAAAGGTAAATCCCAAGCTGCTTTAGGAGTAGTTTTGCGTTCAATAGGCTTAGGGATTAATACACCGAGCAATTCCAACCGCGTCTTGCTGCTGCGATTTTTAAAAGGGCCAGAACGAGATTATGATGAAGATGGAGCAATTGCTGCCCTTCAGCGGGGATTCCCTCATTTAATTGACCAAGTTCGCACTGGTAGAGCAGAATTTTTTGGCCCAGATGAAATTACACCTTTTGACCGAGCTGAAGCTGCGCGGGGTTGGGATGTGGCAAAAGGTGCGATCGCTTCTGGTTTATATTCGGTTGTAGTCTTAGATGAAATTAACCCAGTCTTGGATTTGGGTTTGTTGTCGGTGGATGAGGTGGTGCGAACGCTCAAATCCAAACCAGAAGAGTTAGAAATTATTGCCACCGGACGCGCTGCGCCCCAACAATTGCTTGATATTGCAGATTTGCACTCGGAGATGAAACCTCATCATCATCCAACCGCAACAGCACTTTTCATAGAAGGTATTGAAATTTATACAGGTGCTGGCAAAGGCAAGTCTACCAGCGCTTTAGGTAAGGCCTTACAAGCCATCGGTCGGGGAATTAATCATCCCGGTTCTACCCGTGTATTGATTATGCAGTGGCTCAAAGGTGGTACTGGCTACACCGAAGATGCAGCCCTAGCAGCTTTACAGCAGTCATACCCAGATGTAGTGGATCACCAACGCTGCGGCCGAGATGCGATTGTTTGGCGTAACTCCCGCCAAGAATTAGACTACGTCGAAGCCGAACGAGGTTGGGAAATCGCTAAAACTGCGATCGCTTCTGGACTTTACAAAACTATTATCCTTGATGAACTCAATCCCACCGTTGATTTGGAATTGCTGCCTGTAGAACCAATTGTCCAAGCTTTACTCCGCAAACCCCGGCACACCGAAATTATCATCACAGGTCGCTGCCAAAATCAACCTGCATACTTTGACTTGGCTAGCGTTCACTCTGAAGTTTACTGCCACAAGCACTATGCCAATCAAGGCGTAGAACTTAAGCGTGGAGTAGATTTTTAA
- the fraC gene encoding filament integrity protein FraC — protein sequence MDDFFSLPEVIPLGAIFFSFLFLLVSIPIEAYVLNVSLNFDKKTSSFYSMCMNLLSNVIGWSIFFLMEPFISARLKSSLINLIFFNRILPNMLNLSILMAFIIFFGTFIMKSFILRAAIVSLSDFWKKIPQSSPKRFYARRSFRMKLQSKNIFTTVLIANSLSYTAVILILFTIIRIG from the coding sequence ATGGATGATTTTTTCTCGCTTCCCGAAGTTATTCCCCTTGGTGCAATTTTCTTTAGTTTTTTATTTCTATTAGTATCTATTCCCATAGAAGCATATGTTTTAAATGTGAGCCTAAATTTTGACAAAAAAACTTCTAGTTTTTATTCCATGTGTATGAATTTATTGTCTAACGTGATAGGTTGGAGCATATTTTTCTTAATGGAACCATTCATATCTGCGAGATTGAAGTCAAGCTTGATAAATTTAATTTTCTTTAATCGGATATTGCCTAACATGCTAAATCTTAGCATTTTAATGGCATTTATCATTTTCTTTGGGACTTTTATTATGAAATCATTCATCTTAAGAGCCGCGATAGTTTCACTAAGTGATTTTTGGAAGAAAATTCCCCAGTCTAGTCCTAAAAGATTTTACGCTCGCCGGAGTTTTAGGATGAAATTGCAATCAAAAAATATATTTACAACTGTATTAATAGCTAATTCACTTAGTTACACTGCTGTTATACTGATTCTATTTACGATTATTAGGATTGGCTAA